From one Plectropomus leopardus isolate mb chromosome 8, YSFRI_Pleo_2.0, whole genome shotgun sequence genomic stretch:
- the LOC121947560 gene encoding uncharacterized protein LOC121947560 — translation MALSIDGEVAGDRELSVKGERGQLYHWILPSFFQLLKDLAQEGWEFAVIFRSFGTDLPRVLSAVSRALNEGAHPLFPDLPDLKLNVNMTPGKIRCSKRGIVLSRAEDRMSTREGERGLYEYFNSVQGLVGFQDHFDWWASNTFSIRGGKPLWVDPFDPHVQHIFIDDNIRQDDEHTIVHPKVFLDPGGNETRTACTSELYDITLVQTNLLQAISQPNYFTQRVHICLENYERNLQQGAG, via the exons ATGGCTCTGTCTATAGATGGTGAAGTTgct ggagacagagagctgTCTGTAAAAGGAGAGCGTGGACAGCTGTACCACTGGATCCTCCCCTCCTTCTTCCAGCTGCTCAAAGACCTGGCGCAGGAAGGATGGGAGTTTGCCGTCATTTTCCGATCGTTTGGAACTGATCTACCTCGTGTGCTGAGTGCTGTGTCCAGAGCACTGAATGAAGGCGCTCATCCTCTGTTCCCCGATCTGCCTGATCTCAAG TTAAATGTGAATATGACTCCCGGCAAGATCCGCTGCAGCAAGAGGGGAATCGTCCTGAGCCGAGCTGAGGACCGCATGTCGACTCGAGAAGGAGAGCGAGGCCTCTACGAGTACTTCAACTCAGTCCAGGGCCTGGTGGGCTTTCAGGACCACTTTGACTG GTGGGCCAGTAACACTTTCTCTATCCGTGGGGGGAAGCCTCTATGGGTCGACCCCTTTGACCCACACGTTCAGCACATCTTCATAGACGACAACATAAGACAGGACGACGAGCATACCATAGTTCATCCCAAG GTCTTCTTGGACCCAGGTGGCAATGAGACTCGTACAGCCTGCACCTCCGAGCTCTATGACATCACACTGGTCCAGACCAACCTCCTCCAGGCTATTTCTCAGCCAAACTACTTCACCCAGCGTGTCCACATCTGCTTGGAAAACTATGAGAGGAATCTCCAGCAGGGGGCAGGCTAA
- the cdk11b gene encoding LOW QUALITY PROTEIN: cyclin-dependent kinase 11B (The sequence of the model RefSeq protein was modified relative to this genomic sequence to represent the inferred CDS: inserted 1 base in 1 codon), with the protein MGDEKETWKVKTLDEILQEKKRRRELEERTDLKRQKNFTQGLVPQSDDREAKRDTPEEGELRDQRMEITIRNFPYTREDSTEDRYLPLGEEDESLAIKPPQQIARKDKSHHRKEEKRKDKRRHRSHSAEGAGKHVRPKDKEKERESDRRKRQWEEDKARRDWERQKRREQARAHSRRERPRLDSPGFFLDHRDRXEQQERQRERERKLREQQKEQRELKDRERRAEERRKERDSRREVPSHHRMLPDESKQSHRSRSPIRTPRDRSEHSEPRRSGTSKEEKPESKDLLADLQDISDSERKTSSGESSIASGSGSEEEDDDEEEESSSQSEGEEEESVSGSGRSEHSAEDVSEDEQSGEDFEEERENGNHNHIPAVPESRFDHDSEESEDMEEEEEEEEEEEEEEEEDAGDGDPTPVSQAHSGPPTPEENYIPDSPPISPVELKKELPKYLPALQGCRSVEEFQCLNRIEEGTYGVVYRAKDKKTDEIVALKRLKMEKEKEGFPITSLREINTILKAQHPNIVTVREIVVGSNMDKIYIVMNYVEHDLKSLMETMKQPFLPGEVKTLMIQLLRGVQHLHDNWILHRDLKTSNLLLSHKGILKIGDFGLAREYGSPLKPYTPVVVTLWYRSPELLLGAKEYSTAVDMWSVGCIFGELLTQKPLFPGKSEIDQINKIFKDLGSPSEKIWPGYSELPAVKKMTFTEYPYNNLRKRFGALLSDQGFDLMNKFLTYCPSKRILSDEGLKHEYFRETPLPINPSMFPTWPAKSEQQRVKRGTSPRPPEGGLGYSHLGDDDLRDTGFHLTTSNQGASAVGPGFSLKF; encoded by the exons ATGGGGGACGAAAAGGAGACCTGGAAAGTAAAAACACTTGACGAAATCCTGCAGGAAAAGAAACGCCGAAGAGAATTAGAAGAGAGAACAGATCTCAAGCGccagaaaaat TTCACACAGGGCCTTGTTCCACAGTCGGATGATCGGGAAGCCAAACGAGATACTCCGGAGGAAGGAGAACTACGGGATCAAAGGATGGAAATAACAATTCGTAATTTCCCGTACACACGGGAGGACTCAACAGAGGACAGGTACTTGCCACT GGGTGAGGAAGATGAATCATTAGCAATCAAGCCTCCACAGCAAATCGCAAGAAAAGACAAGTCTCACCATAGaaaggaagagaagagaaaagacaaaagacgTCATCGCAGCCACTCTGCTGAAGGAG CAGGGAAACATGTACGAcccaaagacaaagaaaaagaacgAGAGAGCGATCGCAGGAAGCGTCAGTGGGAGGAAGACAAAGCACGGCGAGACTGGGAGAGGCAAAAACGCAGGGAACAGGCCAGAGCTCATTCCCGCAGAGAGAG ACCCCGATTGGACTctcctgggttttttttggaccaCAGGGACC TGGAACAGCAGGAGCGCCAGCGTGAACGGGAGCGCAAGCTGCGCGAACAGCAAAAAGAGCAAAGGGAGCTGAAGGATCGTGAGAGGAGGGCCGAGGAGCGACGCAAAGAGCGAGATAGTCGGCGGGAAG TGCCGTCTCACCATCGAATGCTACCTGATGAGTCAAAACAAAGTCACCGCAGCCGAAGTCCCATCCGCACTCCCCGGGACAGATCGGAACACAGCGAACCACGGAGAAGTGGAA CATCAAAGGAGGAAAAGCCAGAGAGCAAAGATCTGCTCGCCGACCTCCAGGACATCAGTGACAGCGAAAGGAAGACCAGCTCCGGAGAGTCTTCCATTG CATCAGGATCAGGCTCtgaggaagaggatgatgatgaagaagaggagTCCAGCAGCCAGAGCGAGGGTGAAGAAGAGGAGTCCGTTTCTGGCTCAGGAAGGTCTGAGCATAGTGCAg AGGACGTGAGTGAGGACGAGCAGTCAGGGGAAGACTTcgaagaggagagggaaaatGGAAATCACAATCACATACCTGCAG TGCCGGAGTCCCGTTTCGATCACGACTCAGAGGAAAGCGAGgacatggaggaggaagaggaggaggaagaagaagaggaggaggaggaagaggaggatgcaGGAGATGGTGACCCCACGCCTGTATCTCAAGCTCATTCTGGACCCCCCACCCCCGAAGAGAACTACATCCCAGACTCCCCCCCGATTTCACCTGTGGAGCTGAAGAAGGAGCTGCCTAAATATCTGCCCGCTTTACAG gGTTGTCGCAGTGTTGAAGAGTTCCAGTGCTTGAACCGGATAGAGGAGGGAACCTACGGTGTGGTGTACAGAGCCAAGGACAAAAAGACAG ATGAAATTGTGGCTTTGAAGAGGTTGAAgatggagaaggagaaggaggggtTCCCCATCACCTCTTTGAGAGAAATCAATACAATCCTGAAAGCTCAGCACCCAAACATTGTCACAGTGAGG GAAATAGTCGTTGGAAGTAACATGGATAAGATCTACATTGTGATGAACTATGTAGAACATGACCTTAAGAGTCTGATGGAAACCATGAAGCAGCCCTTCCTGCCAG GTGAAGTAAAGACTCTGATGATTCAGCTGCTGCGAGGCGTGCAACATCTCCACGATAACTGGATCCTCCATCGTGATCTGAAGACGTCCAATCTGCTGCTGAGTCACAAGGGAATTCTCAAG ATTGGCGACTTTGGTTTGGCCCGAGAGTACGGTTCCCCCCTGAAGCCCTACACCCCTGTGGTGGTGACCCTGTGGTACCGATCCCCAGAGCTGCTGCTCGGAGCAAAG GAGTACTCCACAGCTGTGGACATGTGGTCAGTGGGCTGCATATTTGGCGAGCTCCTCACCCAGAAACCTCTTTTCCCTGGAAAATCTGAAATCGACCAAATTAACAAGATTTTTAAG GATCTGGGGTCACCCAGCGAGAAGATCTGGCCCGGCTACAGCGAGCTGCCCGCTGTGAAGAAGATGACTTTCACAGAGTATCCCTACAACAACCTGCGAAAGCGCTTTGGAGCGCTGCTCTCAGATCAAGGCTTTGACCTCATGAACAA ATTTCTCACCTACTGCCCCAGTAAGCGCATTTTATCAGACGAGGGGCTGAAGCACGAGTACTTCCGCGAGACGCCGTTGCCCATCAACCCGTCCATGTTCCCCACCTGGCCGGCCAAGAGCGAGCAACAGAGGGTGAAGAGAGGCACCAGTCCCCGTCCACCCGAGGGAGGCCTCGGCTATAGTCACCTG GGCGATGATGACCTTAGAGACACAGGCTTCCACCTGACAACCAGCAACCAGGGAGCATCCGCTGTTGGTCCAGGATTCAGCCTCAAATTCTGA